One genomic window of Choristoneura fumiferana chromosome 14, NRCan_CFum_1, whole genome shotgun sequence includes the following:
- the Sema1a gene encoding semaphorin 1a isoform X2: MLVLRCALLAALLAAADAAWQENVRPKVFAQLGVDDTHKFLGNETHTDYFRLLLRDGNYLLVGGRNVVYNLSLTDLTEQRRLVWYSPENDVKMCVVKGKDEEKCQNYIRVMVSLGPSRLLICGTNSFRPFCREYMVQRDTYLMEREKTGQAVCPYDPEHNSTIVYADGELYSGTVADFSGMEPIIYREPLQTESYDSMTLNAPDFVHSLVHGNFVYFFFRETAVEYINCGKAVFSRVARVCRNDRRGPHPFKQRWTSFFKSRLNCSVAGDFPFYFNEIQSTTELIEGVYGGLNAQLIYGTFTTPPNSISGSAVCAFSMQDIADTFEGAFKEQNAINSNWLPVNSAKVPEPRPGTCHNDTKQLPDQTLNFIKTHALMDESVPSFFGEPIVIRTSFHYRFTQIAVDPQVKTPGGKAYDVLFIGTDNGKIIKAINAASYDSNKRAVPVVIEELQAFAAGSPVRALKVVRAGRDATRLIAVSDKEVLSLRLHRCSSDKISSCSECVALQDPYCAWDKQAGRCRAYSHGVSRWLDENSFYQSVSTGSHAACPHSKDAGALGGLSSGLYDDARGDTTGEVISIVQDKDGKSGNNNNEGPEVLAADPPPAAYSVETLALAVAAGALAALGAGFAAGYVCGRRCKKDEDDNMPYPDTEYEYFEQRQNINRIQAEPKLLQQVEEVTYAEPVLAPQPKPASPRATLRKHPPYHPHHETLFQFQPDAYRRDNFGTLRSHQVNGDGYRRGNDNGFSTTRSVKKVYL, encoded by the exons AAATGTGGTATACAACCTCAGTTTGACGGACTTGACGGAACAGCGTCGCCTGGTCTGGTACTCTCCAGAAAATGACGTCAAGATGTGCGTCGTTAAAGGGAAAGACGAG GAGAAATGCCAGAACTACATCCGAGTGATGGTGTCCCTCGGGCCCTCGAGGCTGCTGATCTGTGGAACCAACAGCTTCCGGCCTTTCTGCCGGGAGTACATGGTCCAACGGGATACTTACCTGATGGAGCGAGAGAAAACTGGGCAGGCCGTCTGCCCGTACGACCCAGAGCACAACTCTACGATTGTTTATGCCG ATGGCGAGTTGTACTCCGGTACCGTGGCAGATTTCAGCGGCATGGAGCCCATCATTTACCGGGAGCCTTTACAGACAGAGTCCTATGATTCAATGACTTTAAATG CTCCCGACTTCGTGCATTCACTAGTACACGGAAACTTCGTGTATTTTTTCTTCAGAGAAACAGCTGTTGAATATATTAACTGTGGAAag GCGGTATTTTCCCGCGTGGCCCGAGTCTGCCGTAACGATCGCCGAGGCCCGCATCCTTTCAAACAGCGGTGGACGTCCTTCTTCAAATCAAGGCTCAACTGCTCCGTCGCAGGGGATTTTCCTTTCTACTTCAATGAGATTC AATCAACGACAGAGTTAATAGAAGGAGTTTACGGTGGCTTGAATGCCCAGCTTATATATGGCACATTCACCACACCACCCAACAGCATATCGGGGAGCGCAGTCTGTGCGTTCAGCATGCAGGACATTGCTGATACTTTCGAAGGCGCCTTCAAGGAACAGAATGCGATCAACTCCAACTGGTTGCCAGTGAATAGCGCCAAG GTACCAGAGCCACGACCTGGCACGTGCCACAACGATACGAAACAATTGCCAGATCAAACATTAAACTTTATAAAGACACACGCACTGATGGACGAGTCGGTCCCATCATTTTTTGGCGAACCCATCGTCATAAGAACTAGTTTTCA CTATCGTTTTACGCAAATCGCAGTAGACCCTCAAGTGAAAACACCTGGAGGAAAAGCCTATGATGTTCTTTTCATTGGCACAG ACAATGGCAAGATCATCAAAGCCATCAACGCAGCATCTTACGATTCCAACAAACGAGCAGTACCGGTGGTAATCGAAGAGCTTCAGGCCTTCGCAGCCGGGTCCCCCGTAAGAGCCCTGAAGGTTGTTCGCGCAGGGCGAGACGCTACCAGACTCATCGCGGTATCCGACAAAGAAGTTCTAAGTTTGCGCCTGCACAGGTGTTCCAGTGACAAAATTAGCTCTTGCTC TGAATGCGTGGCACTTCAAGATCCATATTGTGCTTGGGACAAACAGGCGGGTCGGTGTCGTGCCTATTCGCATGGCGTCAGTAGGTGGTTGGACGAGAACTCCTTCTACCAAAGCGTCAGTACTGGAAGTCACGCTGCTTGCCCTCACA GTAAAGACGCTGGCGCATTAGGAGGGCTAAGTTCAGGTCTTTACGATGATGCAAGAGGTGATACTACAGGCGAAGTCATCAGTATTGTGCAAGACAAGGATGGGAAAAGCggaaataacaataatgaag GTCCTGAAGTTCTTGCAGCGGACCCGCCTCCTGCCGCCTACTCCGTAGAGACCTTGGCCCTCGCTGTGGCCGCTGGAGCCCTGGCAGCCTTGGGCGCTGGCTTTGCGGCGGGCTACGTCTGCGGCCGACGGTGCAAGAAGGACGAAGACGACAACATGCCATACCCCGACACCGAGTACGAGTATTTCGAGCAAAGGCAGAATATTAATAG GATCCAAGCGGAGCCAAAGCTTCTCCAGCAAGTTGAGGAAGTAACGTATGCGGAGCCAGTCCTGGCTCCGCAGCCAAAGCCTGCCTCTCCCCGCGCTACGCTCCGCAAGCACCCACCGTACCACCCGCATCACGAGACGCTCTTCCAGTTCCAGCCTGATGCCTACCGCCGCGACAACTTCGGGACTCTACGCTCGCACCAGGTCAAT GGCGATGGCTACCGGCGCGGCAATGACAATGGTTTCTCAACCACGCGCTCAGTGAAGAAGGTGTACCTCTGA
- the Sema1a gene encoding semaphorin 1a isoform X1 has protein sequence MLVLRCALLAALLAAADAAWQENVRPKVFAQLGVDDTHKFLGNETHTDYFRLLLRDGNYLLVGGRNVVYNLSLTDLTEQRRLVWYSPENDVKMCVVKGKDEEKCQNYIRVMVSLGPSRLLICGTNSFRPFCREYMVQRDTYLMEREKTGQAVCPYDPEHNSTIVYADGELYSGTVADFSGMEPIIYREPLQTESYDSMTLNAPDFVHSLVHGNFVYFFFRETAVEYINCGKAVFSRVARVCRNDRRGPHPFKQRWTSFFKSRLNCSVAGDFPFYFNEIQSTTELIEGVYGGLNAQLIYGTFTTPPNSISGSAVCAFSMQDIADTFEGAFKEQNAINSNWLPVNSAKVPEPRPGTCHNDTKQLPDQTLNFIKTHALMDESVPSFFGEPIVIRTSFHYRFTQIAVDPQVKTPGGKAYDVLFIGTDNGKIIKAINAASYDSNKRAVPVVIEELQAFAAGSPVRALKVVRAGRDATRLIAVSDKEVLSLRLHRCSSDKISSCSECVALQDPYCAWDKQAGRCRAYSHGVSRWLDENSFYQSVSTGSHAACPHSKDAGALGGLSSGLYDDARGDTTGEVISIVQDKDGKSGNNNNEGPEVLAADPPPAAYSVETLALAVAAGALAALGAGFAAGYVCGRRCKKDEDDNMPYPDTEYEYFEQRQNINRIQAEPKLLQQVEEVTYAEPVLAPQPKPASPRATLRKHPPYHPHHETLFQFQPDAYRRDNFGTLRSHQVNLTQACDRRAMATGAAMTMVSQPRAQ, from the exons AAATGTGGTATACAACCTCAGTTTGACGGACTTGACGGAACAGCGTCGCCTGGTCTGGTACTCTCCAGAAAATGACGTCAAGATGTGCGTCGTTAAAGGGAAAGACGAG GAGAAATGCCAGAACTACATCCGAGTGATGGTGTCCCTCGGGCCCTCGAGGCTGCTGATCTGTGGAACCAACAGCTTCCGGCCTTTCTGCCGGGAGTACATGGTCCAACGGGATACTTACCTGATGGAGCGAGAGAAAACTGGGCAGGCCGTCTGCCCGTACGACCCAGAGCACAACTCTACGATTGTTTATGCCG ATGGCGAGTTGTACTCCGGTACCGTGGCAGATTTCAGCGGCATGGAGCCCATCATTTACCGGGAGCCTTTACAGACAGAGTCCTATGATTCAATGACTTTAAATG CTCCCGACTTCGTGCATTCACTAGTACACGGAAACTTCGTGTATTTTTTCTTCAGAGAAACAGCTGTTGAATATATTAACTGTGGAAag GCGGTATTTTCCCGCGTGGCCCGAGTCTGCCGTAACGATCGCCGAGGCCCGCATCCTTTCAAACAGCGGTGGACGTCCTTCTTCAAATCAAGGCTCAACTGCTCCGTCGCAGGGGATTTTCCTTTCTACTTCAATGAGATTC AATCAACGACAGAGTTAATAGAAGGAGTTTACGGTGGCTTGAATGCCCAGCTTATATATGGCACATTCACCACACCACCCAACAGCATATCGGGGAGCGCAGTCTGTGCGTTCAGCATGCAGGACATTGCTGATACTTTCGAAGGCGCCTTCAAGGAACAGAATGCGATCAACTCCAACTGGTTGCCAGTGAATAGCGCCAAG GTACCAGAGCCACGACCTGGCACGTGCCACAACGATACGAAACAATTGCCAGATCAAACATTAAACTTTATAAAGACACACGCACTGATGGACGAGTCGGTCCCATCATTTTTTGGCGAACCCATCGTCATAAGAACTAGTTTTCA CTATCGTTTTACGCAAATCGCAGTAGACCCTCAAGTGAAAACACCTGGAGGAAAAGCCTATGATGTTCTTTTCATTGGCACAG ACAATGGCAAGATCATCAAAGCCATCAACGCAGCATCTTACGATTCCAACAAACGAGCAGTACCGGTGGTAATCGAAGAGCTTCAGGCCTTCGCAGCCGGGTCCCCCGTAAGAGCCCTGAAGGTTGTTCGCGCAGGGCGAGACGCTACCAGACTCATCGCGGTATCCGACAAAGAAGTTCTAAGTTTGCGCCTGCACAGGTGTTCCAGTGACAAAATTAGCTCTTGCTC TGAATGCGTGGCACTTCAAGATCCATATTGTGCTTGGGACAAACAGGCGGGTCGGTGTCGTGCCTATTCGCATGGCGTCAGTAGGTGGTTGGACGAGAACTCCTTCTACCAAAGCGTCAGTACTGGAAGTCACGCTGCTTGCCCTCACA GTAAAGACGCTGGCGCATTAGGAGGGCTAAGTTCAGGTCTTTACGATGATGCAAGAGGTGATACTACAGGCGAAGTCATCAGTATTGTGCAAGACAAGGATGGGAAAAGCggaaataacaataatgaag GTCCTGAAGTTCTTGCAGCGGACCCGCCTCCTGCCGCCTACTCCGTAGAGACCTTGGCCCTCGCTGTGGCCGCTGGAGCCCTGGCAGCCTTGGGCGCTGGCTTTGCGGCGGGCTACGTCTGCGGCCGACGGTGCAAGAAGGACGAAGACGACAACATGCCATACCCCGACACCGAGTACGAGTATTTCGAGCAAAGGCAGAATATTAATAG GATCCAAGCGGAGCCAAAGCTTCTCCAGCAAGTTGAGGAAGTAACGTATGCGGAGCCAGTCCTGGCTCCGCAGCCAAAGCCTGCCTCTCCCCGCGCTACGCTCCGCAAGCACCCACCGTACCACCCGCATCACGAGACGCTCTTCCAGTTCCAGCCTGATGCCTACCGCCGCGACAACTTCGGGACTCTACGCTCGCACCAGGTCAAT TTAACGCAGGCATGTGACCGCAGGGCGATGGCTACCGGCGCGGCAATGACAATGGTTTCTCAACCACGCGCTCAGTGA
- the Sema1a gene encoding semaphorin 1a isoform X4, whose protein sequence is MLVLRCALLAALLAAADAAWQENVRPKVFAQLGVDDTHKFLGNETHTDYFRLLLRDGNYLLVGGRNVVYNLSLTDLTEQRRLVWYSPENDVKMCVVKGKDEEKCQNYIRVMVSLGPSRLLICGTNSFRPFCREYMVQRDTYLMEREKTGQAVCPYDPEHNSTIVYADGELYSGTVADFSGMEPIIYREPLQTESYDSMTLNAPDFVHSLVHGNFVYFFFRETAVEYINCGKAVFSRVARVCRNDRRGPHPFKQRWTSFFKSRLNCSVAGDFPFYFNEIQSTTELIEGVYGGLNAQLIYGTFTTPPNSISGSAVCAFSMQDIADTFEGAFKEQNAINSNWLPVNSAKVPEPRPGTCHNDTKQLPDQTLNFIKTHALMDESVPSFFGEPIVIRTSFHYRFTQIAVDPQVKTPGGKAYDVLFIGTDNGKIIKAINAASYDSNKRAVPVVIEELQAFAAGSPVRALKVVRAGRDATRLIAVSDKEVLSLRLHRCSSDKISSCSECVALQDPYCAWDKQAGRCRAYSHGVSRWLDENSFYQSVSTGSHAACPHSKDAGALGGLSSGLYDDARGDTTGEVISIVQDKDGKSGNNNNEADPPPAAYSVETLALAVAAGALAALGAGFAAGYVCGRRCKKDEDDNMPYPDTEYEYFEQRQNINRIQAEPKLLQQVEEVTYAEPVLAPQPKPASPRATLRKHPPYHPHHETLFQFQPDAYRRDNFGTLRSHQVNLTQACDRRAMATGAAMTMVSQPRAQ, encoded by the exons AAATGTGGTATACAACCTCAGTTTGACGGACTTGACGGAACAGCGTCGCCTGGTCTGGTACTCTCCAGAAAATGACGTCAAGATGTGCGTCGTTAAAGGGAAAGACGAG GAGAAATGCCAGAACTACATCCGAGTGATGGTGTCCCTCGGGCCCTCGAGGCTGCTGATCTGTGGAACCAACAGCTTCCGGCCTTTCTGCCGGGAGTACATGGTCCAACGGGATACTTACCTGATGGAGCGAGAGAAAACTGGGCAGGCCGTCTGCCCGTACGACCCAGAGCACAACTCTACGATTGTTTATGCCG ATGGCGAGTTGTACTCCGGTACCGTGGCAGATTTCAGCGGCATGGAGCCCATCATTTACCGGGAGCCTTTACAGACAGAGTCCTATGATTCAATGACTTTAAATG CTCCCGACTTCGTGCATTCACTAGTACACGGAAACTTCGTGTATTTTTTCTTCAGAGAAACAGCTGTTGAATATATTAACTGTGGAAag GCGGTATTTTCCCGCGTGGCCCGAGTCTGCCGTAACGATCGCCGAGGCCCGCATCCTTTCAAACAGCGGTGGACGTCCTTCTTCAAATCAAGGCTCAACTGCTCCGTCGCAGGGGATTTTCCTTTCTACTTCAATGAGATTC AATCAACGACAGAGTTAATAGAAGGAGTTTACGGTGGCTTGAATGCCCAGCTTATATATGGCACATTCACCACACCACCCAACAGCATATCGGGGAGCGCAGTCTGTGCGTTCAGCATGCAGGACATTGCTGATACTTTCGAAGGCGCCTTCAAGGAACAGAATGCGATCAACTCCAACTGGTTGCCAGTGAATAGCGCCAAG GTACCAGAGCCACGACCTGGCACGTGCCACAACGATACGAAACAATTGCCAGATCAAACATTAAACTTTATAAAGACACACGCACTGATGGACGAGTCGGTCCCATCATTTTTTGGCGAACCCATCGTCATAAGAACTAGTTTTCA CTATCGTTTTACGCAAATCGCAGTAGACCCTCAAGTGAAAACACCTGGAGGAAAAGCCTATGATGTTCTTTTCATTGGCACAG ACAATGGCAAGATCATCAAAGCCATCAACGCAGCATCTTACGATTCCAACAAACGAGCAGTACCGGTGGTAATCGAAGAGCTTCAGGCCTTCGCAGCCGGGTCCCCCGTAAGAGCCCTGAAGGTTGTTCGCGCAGGGCGAGACGCTACCAGACTCATCGCGGTATCCGACAAAGAAGTTCTAAGTTTGCGCCTGCACAGGTGTTCCAGTGACAAAATTAGCTCTTGCTC TGAATGCGTGGCACTTCAAGATCCATATTGTGCTTGGGACAAACAGGCGGGTCGGTGTCGTGCCTATTCGCATGGCGTCAGTAGGTGGTTGGACGAGAACTCCTTCTACCAAAGCGTCAGTACTGGAAGTCACGCTGCTTGCCCTCACA GTAAAGACGCTGGCGCATTAGGAGGGCTAAGTTCAGGTCTTTACGATGATGCAAGAGGTGATACTACAGGCGAAGTCATCAGTATTGTGCAAGACAAGGATGGGAAAAGCggaaataacaataatgaag CGGACCCGCCTCCTGCCGCCTACTCCGTAGAGACCTTGGCCCTCGCTGTGGCCGCTGGAGCCCTGGCAGCCTTGGGCGCTGGCTTTGCGGCGGGCTACGTCTGCGGCCGACGGTGCAAGAAGGACGAAGACGACAACATGCCATACCCCGACACCGAGTACGAGTATTTCGAGCAAAGGCAGAATATTAATAG GATCCAAGCGGAGCCAAAGCTTCTCCAGCAAGTTGAGGAAGTAACGTATGCGGAGCCAGTCCTGGCTCCGCAGCCAAAGCCTGCCTCTCCCCGCGCTACGCTCCGCAAGCACCCACCGTACCACCCGCATCACGAGACGCTCTTCCAGTTCCAGCCTGATGCCTACCGCCGCGACAACTTCGGGACTCTACGCTCGCACCAGGTCAAT TTAACGCAGGCATGTGACCGCAGGGCGATGGCTACCGGCGCGGCAATGACAATGGTTTCTCAACCACGCGCTCAGTGA
- the Sema1a gene encoding semaphorin 1a isoform X3, whose translation MLVLRCALLAALLAAADAAWQENVRPKVFAQLGVDDTHKFLGNETHTDYFRLLLRDGNYLLVGGRNVVYNLSLTDLTEQRRLVWYSPENDVKMCVVKGKDEEKCQNYIRVMVSLGPSRLLICGTNSFRPFCREYMVQRDTYLMEREKTGQAVCPYDPEHNSTIVYADGELYSGTVADFSGMEPIIYREPLQTESYDSMTLNAPDFVHSLVHGNFVYFFFRETAVEYINCGKAVFSRVARVCRNDRRGPHPFKQRWTSFFKSRLNCSVAGDFPFYFNEIQSTTELIEGVYGGLNAQLIYGTFTTPPNSISGSAVCAFSMQDIADTFEGAFKEQNAINSNWLPVNSAKVPEPRPGTCHNDTKQLPDQTLNFIKTHALMDESVPSFFGEPIVIRTSFHYRFTQIAVDPQVKTPGGKAYDVLFIGTDNGKIIKAINAASYDSNKRAVPVVIEELQAFAAGSPVRALKVVRAGRDATRLIAVSDKEVLSLRLHRCSSDKISSCSECVALQDPYCAWDKQAGRCRAYSHGVSRWLDENSFYQSVSTGSHAACPHSKDAGALGGLSSGLYDDARGDTTGEVISIVQDKDGKSGNNNNEGPEVLAADPPPAAYSVETLALAVAAGALAALGAGFAAGYVCGRRCKKDEDDNMPYPDTEYEYFEQRQNINRIQAEPKLLQQVEEVTYAEPVLAPQPKPASPRATLRKHPPYHPHHETLFQFQPDAYRRDNFGTLRSHQGDGYRRGNDNGFSTTRSVKKVYL comes from the exons AAATGTGGTATACAACCTCAGTTTGACGGACTTGACGGAACAGCGTCGCCTGGTCTGGTACTCTCCAGAAAATGACGTCAAGATGTGCGTCGTTAAAGGGAAAGACGAG GAGAAATGCCAGAACTACATCCGAGTGATGGTGTCCCTCGGGCCCTCGAGGCTGCTGATCTGTGGAACCAACAGCTTCCGGCCTTTCTGCCGGGAGTACATGGTCCAACGGGATACTTACCTGATGGAGCGAGAGAAAACTGGGCAGGCCGTCTGCCCGTACGACCCAGAGCACAACTCTACGATTGTTTATGCCG ATGGCGAGTTGTACTCCGGTACCGTGGCAGATTTCAGCGGCATGGAGCCCATCATTTACCGGGAGCCTTTACAGACAGAGTCCTATGATTCAATGACTTTAAATG CTCCCGACTTCGTGCATTCACTAGTACACGGAAACTTCGTGTATTTTTTCTTCAGAGAAACAGCTGTTGAATATATTAACTGTGGAAag GCGGTATTTTCCCGCGTGGCCCGAGTCTGCCGTAACGATCGCCGAGGCCCGCATCCTTTCAAACAGCGGTGGACGTCCTTCTTCAAATCAAGGCTCAACTGCTCCGTCGCAGGGGATTTTCCTTTCTACTTCAATGAGATTC AATCAACGACAGAGTTAATAGAAGGAGTTTACGGTGGCTTGAATGCCCAGCTTATATATGGCACATTCACCACACCACCCAACAGCATATCGGGGAGCGCAGTCTGTGCGTTCAGCATGCAGGACATTGCTGATACTTTCGAAGGCGCCTTCAAGGAACAGAATGCGATCAACTCCAACTGGTTGCCAGTGAATAGCGCCAAG GTACCAGAGCCACGACCTGGCACGTGCCACAACGATACGAAACAATTGCCAGATCAAACATTAAACTTTATAAAGACACACGCACTGATGGACGAGTCGGTCCCATCATTTTTTGGCGAACCCATCGTCATAAGAACTAGTTTTCA CTATCGTTTTACGCAAATCGCAGTAGACCCTCAAGTGAAAACACCTGGAGGAAAAGCCTATGATGTTCTTTTCATTGGCACAG ACAATGGCAAGATCATCAAAGCCATCAACGCAGCATCTTACGATTCCAACAAACGAGCAGTACCGGTGGTAATCGAAGAGCTTCAGGCCTTCGCAGCCGGGTCCCCCGTAAGAGCCCTGAAGGTTGTTCGCGCAGGGCGAGACGCTACCAGACTCATCGCGGTATCCGACAAAGAAGTTCTAAGTTTGCGCCTGCACAGGTGTTCCAGTGACAAAATTAGCTCTTGCTC TGAATGCGTGGCACTTCAAGATCCATATTGTGCTTGGGACAAACAGGCGGGTCGGTGTCGTGCCTATTCGCATGGCGTCAGTAGGTGGTTGGACGAGAACTCCTTCTACCAAAGCGTCAGTACTGGAAGTCACGCTGCTTGCCCTCACA GTAAAGACGCTGGCGCATTAGGAGGGCTAAGTTCAGGTCTTTACGATGATGCAAGAGGTGATACTACAGGCGAAGTCATCAGTATTGTGCAAGACAAGGATGGGAAAAGCggaaataacaataatgaag GTCCTGAAGTTCTTGCAGCGGACCCGCCTCCTGCCGCCTACTCCGTAGAGACCTTGGCCCTCGCTGTGGCCGCTGGAGCCCTGGCAGCCTTGGGCGCTGGCTTTGCGGCGGGCTACGTCTGCGGCCGACGGTGCAAGAAGGACGAAGACGACAACATGCCATACCCCGACACCGAGTACGAGTATTTCGAGCAAAGGCAGAATATTAATAG GATCCAAGCGGAGCCAAAGCTTCTCCAGCAAGTTGAGGAAGTAACGTATGCGGAGCCAGTCCTGGCTCCGCAGCCAAAGCCTGCCTCTCCCCGCGCTACGCTCCGCAAGCACCCACCGTACCACCCGCATCACGAGACGCTCTTCCAGTTCCAGCCTGATGCCTACCGCCGCGACAACTTCGGGACTCTACGCTCGCACCAG GGCGATGGCTACCGGCGCGGCAATGACAATGGTTTCTCAACCACGCGCTCAGTGAAGAAGGTGTACCTCTGA